The stretch of DNA GAGTATATGGCATAATcggaatgataaaatttggaatgatAATGTTAGAAGCCCAAACCAAATTGGTCGGTTGCGTTTGATCATTGGAACGAGTGGTTTGTAGTCCATAAGCTGCGAAGTAACGATGATCATTGTGTTCTGCTTGTCAGCACCAATCGGTGGGAAAAGTCTCATATAGGATGGTTAaagtgcaatgtagatgcaGCATTTTTTGTCGGTGCAGGTAGGACCTCGATGGGTGCTTGTTTTCGTAATAATTCTGGTGAGTTTATGATTGGAATTACGCAGTGGCAACAACTGACTTTATCAACAGAGGAGGGTGAAGCATGGGCATTATTGCAAgctatgaatgaagctaagagtAGAGGCTTTGAAAGCGTCCAATTTGAAAGCGactctcaagtgttggttgatgctattAGTACCAAACGGCGAGGCAATTCAGAAtttctttcaatcgttaatgaaattattcttgttatgttatcatgtgtgaactttgaagttaagtttattaggagacaagtgaattcggttgctcacactttAGCTAGGGCGACCAATTCTTtgactagtttccatagatttgagattattccttcatgtattgaacttttgataattaatgaaatgcagtaagtttgtttggttaaaaaaaaaaaaaaactatactcaGAAGGCCATCATTTTAtagagacaaaaaatatatttaaggtgCTTTTGATTTGTAAAACAGCAAGAACCGGACAAAACAACACATGACATAACAAGATAATACATGACATGAAAAAACTGTACCGAAGAGATAtatgacgataatatttttatatttaaaaataaaatggatattttcgtattttttatagttgtactgtggacaaaaagttgtcccgtggtttagTGAAGACAAAGAATCTTGTTTTGTCttgtcccttgctacctaatttgtccagtcctataaccagtttcaaatcaaacagggtacaacaaaagttgtgcagtcccctattttttagcagattaaACGCACCTTTAAtcctttttattaaaaatattaataaataaatggttTAAATGAAATTTAGACCCCCAAATTTTACAATTGTGCAATTTTAACCCtagaaattttaattgtttactTTTAATCCCATAAGTTTTACAATTGTTCGATTTTAACCTCCAAATTTCAATTGTTCGATTTAGCATAATATACCACAAAAAATAGCTATTAAGAAAACACTCGCGCACCAAAAAATTACCCAAGTGTTAACACCCAAAAAGAATGGtctactttgtcaaaaaaagaaaagaaaaaagaatggcCTACTCACACCATCACTACACTAACATCACCTATCTAAGCAAGCATTCCAAGGGTATTTCACCCACTCGTATTCATTGCACCCTGATGCCAAACCTTTAGCTAGAAACCACTTCAATGATATATGCTTGATTTCCTCCACCAAATCCAGGGGCGTATCTGAGGGGGCGAGGAGGGCGACTGCCCTAGCTCCCTAAAAATTAGGGGACCCAAATTTATTTTAGGGGTTTAAAATTGCTCCAGGAACGCGTCTATGCGCAAGGTTGACTCTCGTCAGTGGCCACTGGAACATTAACTTCCACGAGAAAACAATAACCTTTGATGGAGCCGAGCCAAACTATCCCACAAGTTTTTCATCACCCTACAAACACTTTCACTAAGCTGTGGCTCTAGAAGAAAATTTGTGCATAGGAAGCTATAACCCGCCCTTACTGTATAAATTCCACTATATGCTATAGAGCATGACCAAGTGTCTTCACTTGTGCATATAGCAGTACCTGTTATAAGCCTTTTCAGTTGGATCTATCACTACCTTAGACTATATAGAATAGAATATATAACATGTTGAAAAGTGAAAACCCAAATTCTGAAGTTCACTTGTGCATACCAATTCACTTGTGTCTGAAAACGACAATTCGAACCAATGAACGTTAGAGATTTCATAAAGCCCCAGCCTTTCTTAATCTTTCATCAATTAGGGATTTGCATAAAGCcacaacaaattgaaaattccCAACAATAGACTACAGCTTCATAACTCGAATATAAATACTGCAACATAACAATGTAGAAAGAGTAGTAAGAAAGCTATCTAATGAGGAAGATAAAGAAGGAAACAAAGAATGAGAGGACAAGAGGATACGCGTCCCTCGCTTCGATCTCGCGTTCTTTCATTGAGACGAATAAGCACTATCAAAGACAATAGCTGAGGTTATGCGGTTATTTTCACGCATATAGCCACATCAATTGTTACTTATGTAAAAATTAAGTTCGTAACAATAAGCATTTCTCTTCCTTTTAATACATCTTTGCTTATAATAAAGGAACATAGCTAAACAACATCGACACCAAACAAGGCTCAATCAAATCGGCAGCAATGTATAAAACacacaataataatattaaaacaaaGATATGTTTGCTGTGTCAAAACACAAGAACATTCAAACTTAAAAACTAAGACAAATTCAAAGGAATCAATAACCTCCTAAACAATTTTTTCTAATAGTTTTTTATTGCAACTTTCAAACCAACGCACTCTCTGAAAGGATGATCGACTGGGTGGAAACTGCAACACATTCTTCATAGACTTGATAGACCCTATCTAAACCACCAACCACCTTTACTAACATTTGGGGCACTTGGTTGAACCGGTACCTCGACAATAACTGGGGGTTGAGATTTTGGTTTAGAGAAAATAATCGCTGAACACAACCCAGCCCACATCACAAAAGCAGCAGCTCCATAACATACTATTTCATCGGTCCAATCTATTTTACCAGCATatttattgatgttattattgatgttatttcGCCATTGAGAGAATTCCAACGGAAGGATTCCATTCCCGGTTATATCAATTTTCAGGAATTCCATTCGCTGTTTCATCACGTCTTCCAAATCATCATTATCCACAAGACGCACAATGTCGCCATCTTCATCAACATAGCTCATAATGAATTTTGCATTAGCAGTAAAATTGAAAGCAGAACATATCTTAGCCCTGAAATCAACCATGCTAATTTCCATTTGATTATTCTCATTGACAGGCACACTGAACCGCCTGAAGCAATCTCCAAATTTCGCCTGTACAAAAATAACAAGTGACATGATATCAAGAAGTCTactatatttataaaaaataatgtgaTATTGCTTATGAAATTAATTTCTACATTgatggtgaatttttttttacacacatCCAATCACATCACACTAGTATGTCACATCCCtctggtcctatatataagaaaacttttactttttagattcactGTAGAATGAATctatctaaaatataatatagttTAGATGCATCCATTCTAAAATGAATGGCAAAAGTAAAAGTTTTCTTATACATAGGACCGGAAGGAGTACTTATAATTTTCTGAGATATCTCAACAAATAGGTTCAAAAATATCTCGACCAATAGTTGTATTGTTGAGACATGATTGGATGCATGTggaaaaaaattacacttaacaatgtatatattttttggttgaTCACTAagtatgtatataaattaaataagattCATTATTTAGTAGTAAAGTCTTGCACAATGAAATTGATGAAATTATGTATCCAGGAACCAAATATCACACAATTGATGCTGTGTTCGGAATAGCGGCACAAAACCGCGTCAAAGTGAAAGCTTGCTTTCCGGCATTCCACCGTCAAACCAAACACTGAATGAACCTACTGGATCCTTCGGCGAATGATCCAACATATATACTCCTAAGTCCTACTAGTGAAATTCTTTTCATGGAATACGTATATTAGGGAAAAAACGTACAAATCACTCATATGGAAACCTAACATGCATCATTTGTAGTTTCAATTCGTTCTACCGGTGTTTGGATCATCGAACAATAAAACTAAAAGCGAAATTAGAAAGGGAGTCACATCGATTCTCATCCATCCAGTACAGTTATAAAAAATTCAACCACTGATTGAAAACAATATAATCACAATCAGACTTAAAACTCCAAATCAGATGCAAAACTACAAAATGAACGAAGATCGATTAAATTCATTAACACAGTGCAATACCTAATAATTAACTAAAAGCAGTGTGCAGAAACAATAACAtagataaaaaagataaatgaattGAAAGCCAagcaatcaaacaaaaaatagagaaaGGAGAAAATTGAGATCGGAACCTTGATCACGAATTCAGAAACCATGGCTGTGAAATGAAAGCGATGAAGGAATTAGACACTGAAACCCTAACAACTATCTGAAGCGGGGAGtgacatgtatatatatatatatgttagtaCTTAGTAGTGCATAGTGGTGCTCTTCTGTTGGCTTTGCCAACaagaaatttcattttattttattttttacttttttttctattattgttttgaatttaatttatatgagcCGTCAgcgtaaagttattttacacatgcgtccaatactataccgacacatcatgtatgataattaaaaacatgtcacattcattaaatgatgtggcaacacatcattggatgtatgtgtaaaaaatctttacaccgacggtgcacaacaattaaactctattttttttatcgataagtaaaaaaaagtgatatttCTTGTTGGTAAAGTCAACGGgatccaatatttttttattttattattattattattccatccttatcataaaaaatatcttatttcacaaaaaaaaaagacttatttGAATTGTGCGAGgatttaattaagaaaatagtGATGTTGAGATGTGGAGTTTACTTCATGTTATGTGTATTGTTCGTCATTTCAATCTTGGTCGTGttatttttgaaatagattTTACCCTTGTTGCAATTGTTGTCCTTAATTGTTCTACCACCATCTCTTATCTCAAACTTCTCTTAGAAGAAGTTCTTAATTTACTACACATTAGGATTGAGCCGCCACTATAAAACATTGCTTTAGAAAGACCAACTCATATGAGAAGTTATTAGCAAAAAAGGATTTGATGCTCTTTCTCCTCAGTTTTAGTTATTCCTGATTGTAATTTTCTTCATGCATTTTGGGTATTGGATTATAAAGGTATTCAATAGAAATCAAGTATTCCGCCATATGATATCATTAAAGTGAGACTGAGTTGAGTAATTTAACATAATACATAGTTACTCTCAGATTAATCACTTGTTAAGCCGAATACCGAGTATTAAAATTTTTCAcaccctacatataaaaaaacaaaaaaaaaacaccttgCATATAATACTTTGTCTTCTTTCATTGTTGATGTATAATTCTCTACTATGTTTACAAAACATATAAGAATTTGTCTTAAAAAACCTATAAGAGCTTTAATGTACGAATTGGAATAATCTTTacatttcttttaaatatttttgtgtatacacatacataaaaaaaataataaaaaaatacatagctAAAACATAACAAGACTTAATTAACATTGATCAAATCAACATCATGTATCTCATAAagcacaaaataaaataatataaaaaacaaaagatatgTTGCTGTGTCAAATCACAAGAACATCCAAATTAACTATCCAAACTTagacaaattcaaagaatccaATAACCTcctaaacactatttttttcttctttttctttttctttttcttcttctttttctaataactattttttgttaGTTTCATATAAACACACTTAAAGGATGATAGAGTTGTTAAGGAGAGGGTGAAAAGGCAACTCGTaattttaagtcaaaaaaaaaaaaatggcaactCATAATTTATCGAAAAAATTACTAAAGATTGTAGTTATTATCAACTGGTTCGTGTTTGATAGATTGACTAAAAAGAGTAGCTCAAAGCCCAaacaaaccaaattacaaataAAGCAAAACATAATATTTGTTCGTGTATTTTTTCGTTCCATATTGTTTCACCACCAAAATTATTGATCATGTGTACTTGAATTCTCAAGAATTGTAATTGCTGGCTCATTATGTCATGCAAATCAGCATCATCTACAAGATTCACCAAGTCACCCTCTTCATCAACATATTTCAGTATGAAATTTGCACTGCctctaaaattgaaaattgaccTTATCTTAGCCTTCAACCCAACCATGTTAAGATCCATTTTATTATTCTCATCTACATGAACATTGAAGCGCCTCAAAGTATTTCCATATTTCACCTGTACACAAATATAATTAGTGGCATGATATGAAAATATGAAGTCTGGCTATTATATGTGAAAAACAACATACGATCCAAATTGATCATTTTAAATTGAAACCCACGTTTGGATGCTTACAGCAAtgtgaaaatattaattttttaaattttgtgatAATTTTATATGCCAACAAGAATATAAGAGATGTGTCCTGTGatcttaactcagttggtaggacatCGCACTTATATGTGCAACAGCccaggttcgaacccgggacactccacttattcacctttaaagtgaattttctagccactaggctacttgaccaaagaATACAAGAGGCGTGCACTTTGGAGGAGAGGATATCACTTTGGAGAGAGGAACAGTGtttttatagataaaaaataaattaatacttttgataaatatatatttaattttaagaatATTATAAGTTTTAGTTGCAACAAATTAAAGGATGTTGTccaaagaagaaaatgaattcCCTTCAAAGTCCTCCTTTGTCAAACTAGTTGATTAGCATATAAATAAATCATGTGTACATAATTTTCTCATCGGTGTATTTCTATTCATTATCATCAATACAAGTTTTCTAGCTTTTCTCTCTACTTTTCATCATTATCATCTGTACAAGTTTTCTAGCATTTCTCTCTACTTTCCATGGATGTCATGTTTCTTAACATCTCTCTTTCAAACTCACAAATAAAGTCTTAGAGAAGAGAAAAACCACCTATAATATGGATTAATATGCCCACCGCAAAGGAAAGGGTTACTAGTACTACCATCATATATGAGTGATAGTAATCACTTAATTCAGGAGGCTATTCTACCTATTAAACTAGTGTTGGACTCTCCTTATGTGCTTGATTCCTTgtataaactcaaaaaaaaaaaaaaattgaatgaaaatagaaaacagTTGTTTTAGCTTTATTACATGTGAAGCATGGACACGGGACGCATGTCGACActgataatttgagaaaataacacaattcaatgtaattataaacGTCGACGTCGTATCTGTATCCGACATCTGTCGGTATTTGACACCGGAAGACGTCTAATTTCTGGAGTgtttaacaaaataaacatgCATGCATCAGTTGGAGTTTCAATTCGTTCATATATATCCTTTTTCCGACCAACACAGATCTTCTAGAAGGGTGCAAGCAACAACATCAATTTTCATCGAAATTAAAGCAGTTATAAAAATTTGAGCatgaagaaatgaaaacaaTAGAATCAGTATATTACGAGACTTAAAACTCGATCCATCGAAATGAGATGCAAAAAGagtaatgaaaagaaaagatagaGATGGAACCTTGATGACGAAAGCATAAACCATTGCGATGATTGAAGGATGATGAAAGGAAGTGTAGCAGTCAGCCGGGAAAGTTAGTTGTGGGACGTATGCAAGTAAGTTTGATCCTTTACGAGAATGGGGCTAAAACAATTCTATTATGACATTATTAGGGATTAAATAAGTTTTGAGgctacaaacaaaaaaaactcgTGTGAatcttgtaaaaataaaaataaaaaatctagtgtgaatttttattttagtttttaaaaattatatttttttctcatgttatgattttttatgtattctattaattttttcgttaaaaaaaaagtaatttgaatgaatgaatatgatttatttttttgaacaaatgaatgaatattagtatttattttttttggtttacaatgagctggggatcgaacccaggatcTAGTAGCTTATAGGGGTAGCAAAACGGGCCCCACCCGTCGGGCCGACCCATTTACCCCCACAATTTTTGGCGGGCTGAGCCTATGTTTTGAGCTCGCGCCCTTTAGTTGGCCCGCCCCGCCGAACTCGCTTTAAAAGCGGGGCAAGCACGGGGCGGGGCGGGCCGGCCCGCGAGttacacaaaaatataaaatctatttttttagtaaGGAATAATATAAGCTAACACAATCCAATAAAATACAACACTTATTTTAAGtaaatttaggttttttttcttctatatattGATACAACCGCTGTCAAATTTATGATTACTAATTGCCGCTTTACTCTCTTATTGCATTTATTTTCTTGCTCATTTTTGTCTCTTCATACTCGTTCTTCTTTTTCACCGGATTTCTATCGTAACttactttttttattctattactTGAATCAACGTCACATACGGTGTGATTCGCATTTTTTTTCATTACCTTAAACACATAGTCAAATACTTCATTGATGATTAACGTGACTACATATGTGTTTATAACTACTCGTCTCGTTCCGCTTTTAGGCGGGCTTAAGCGGGCCGAACCTAAAAGGGGCGGGCTTGCCTGCTTTGCCATCCCTGATGTCTTATATTAGTATTTATTTAgtcataaaaagaaagaaaaaaaaatgtgtcaatGTTATATTTATCTTTCATATTTAATAcaaatgtctatttttttttaacgaagCTAACAGTttatgcataagttgtttgtataagctcaaaaataagttaatccaaacggaccgtatatatttatatttttttgaaacacaCAACACACAAGACATACCAAAAAGAGGAAAAGTATTTAGGACCCGGACCCagttaaattgatttattttttagcttatgtaaAACAagttatgcaaataaataaaattttatatattattataagcttatcaagatagtttatgaaaaaccGACTTATgaagatataatttttgttaacgAGGATTTATAAATTAgcataaaatcttatttatttgcataaactatttttttttactaacataaactatttttttataaacttaaaaatatgtcaatttttttagtataaaatatGTCAATTTATTCATTAAAGAAAGCTTAATTTTTTAAGTCCTTCTTCACCCAAATTTTGAGTGCTAAAGTCATATTTCAGACTGTTTGGCCCTTCGGTGTTTCAGCtaatatcatcaacaaaatAAGATTATTTAGTTGATAAAACTTACACCTAGTATCTTTTTGGAAAAGTCTTTTACAGTTTTACTGAATTAGTTAAATCTAAGGTTAaaatttgtataaattttgaGGTAATGTTCTCCTTTGAGTGAgggattttaaaaaataaagaaagtgTTCCGGTGAATGTGTAATTGTGTATACAAAATATAGTCTCATAATGAATAGACAAGTGATAAAGAGACAAGTTTTAGATCTGAAGGAAGATGAATATAAATATCTTTGTATATGCTCTTTGTTAAATCTATCATGAGTCAAGGTTATTATAGGGTTATTTATAGAGTCATGTTAACTTATGTTCACAAGTTATGGaactaaaaaagaaattaattagtAAGTTTTGAATACAAATGTCATAATCCTTCAGCCccctcctctttttttttttttggtacatcctTCAGCCCCCTCCTCTATTAAAtggtaattattttttttcatcttgtTAATCTATTAAAGTGAGGTAGTttaggaccacggttcgatccaaAGTTGACTGACGTTAGATTTAGTAGGGAGAATCACAGTTTGATCGCCGCAACTACGATCGAGAGGGGGTgatgaaaccacttgatgtcataactaAATCACCGAACCAGCTTAGATGTGAGCCGAACATTAGTGttgaaaaccaaaaataaaaataaaaaatgaggtAGATTATGGTCCATTTTTTTATACGAAATCATCCCTTCGAAATAGTTTTTTCCTTTTATACGTCGTCTTGCTGTGCATATTCAATCAATTATGACTTTGATATCGTCAATGTTATAGATTCGTAAGACATGCATCTTGCCAAATTCACATATTCATTCTTAATTTGTTCATGTATTTTGCCAATttgaattaatattattttttttttctataaagaGAAAAAGATGTTGAATACAATTCCTAGCATGTGTTAAGGGGACaaattaacattttccttattacGC from Trifolium pratense cultivar HEN17-A07 linkage group LG5, ARS_RC_1.1, whole genome shotgun sequence encodes:
- the LOC123885504 gene encoding uncharacterized protein LOC123885504, which gives rise to MVSEFVIKAKFGDCFRRFSVPVNENNQMEISMVDFRAKICSAFNFTANAKFIMSYVDEDGDIVRLVDNDDLEDVMKQRMEFLKIDITGNGILPLEFSQWRNNINNNINKYAGKIDWTDEIVCYGAAAFVMWAGLCSAIIFSKPKSQPPVIVEVPVQPSAPNVSKGGWWFR